Proteins co-encoded in one Xyrauchen texanus isolate HMW12.3.18 chromosome 19, RBS_HiC_50CHRs, whole genome shotgun sequence genomic window:
- the LOC127660193 gene encoding thiosulfate sulfurtransferase/rhodanese-like domain-containing protein 2, whose product MARDSFTESVLVNLDVESLGPELLKRDKPDFSTTRKLYSCVKKKTFATFVASKKVACERISPALWLCCGKSFEESSSIHKHVASSHASEIHQLTTETLDVMLQQTDSEDSMQESIQDISSWIPDTSQVSDDDLIRGPGEVLLYYYYCQLNNPQVICQWQKELCSKLQLTGKIRVATEGINGTVGGTKTATYLYIKAMLLHPAFKLLQIQDFKRSKGGAECFSDLRVGVYKEIVPMGVDPDDIPFRMAGIHLEPEEFHKEVKALIENKSAADSDTILLDCRNFYESKIGQFSQCLAPDIRKFSYFPDYVDKNLDLFQDKKVLMYCTGGIRCERGSAYLRSKNVCKEVYQLKGGIHKYLEQFPDGFYRGKLFVFDERYAIAFNKDIISECRYCSFPWDQYQLCSTDFCCQLVLSCTTCRENGLTACCPVCQTKEQNHSDGSSNGTPHKEECECTMSRPRIPKDTL is encoded by the exons ATGGCGCGTGACAGCTTCACTGAGAGTGTGCTTGTAAATTTGGATGTTGAAAGTCTTGGACCTGAGCTCCTTAAACGAGACAAACCCGACTTTTCAACAACCAGGAAATTGTACTCGTGTGTAAAGAAAAAG ACATTCGCTACATTTGTGGCATCCAAGAAAGTAGCCTGTGAACGCATCTCCCCAGCTCTTTGGCTTTGCTGTGGAAAGTCATTCGAAGAGTCATCATCCATTCACAAACATGTAGCCAGTAGTCATGCCAGTGAGATTCACCAGCTCACCACTGAGACGCTGGACGTGATGCTGCAGCAGACTGACAGCGAAGATTCAATGCAAGAGTCCATTCAAGATATCTCATCCTGGATCCCTGATACAAGCCAAGTTTCAGACGATGATCTGATCAG GGGCCCAGGGGAAGTTCTGCTGTATTACTACTACTGCCAGTTAAACAATCCTCAGGTCATTTGTCAGTGGCAGAAAGAGCTCTGTTCAAAACTTCAGCTTACAGGCAAG ATAAGAGTAGCTACTGAGGGTATCAATGGTACTGTTGGTGGCACCAAAACAGCCACATATCTTTATATAAAAGCAATGCTTTTACATCCAGCATTTAAACTGTTGCAAATACAGGATTTCAAG AGAAGTAAAGGAGGTGCAGAGTGCTTTTCTGATCTTAGGGTTGGTGTCTACAAAGAAATTGTCCCTATGGGTGTGGATCCAGATGACATCCCTTTCAGGATGGCGG GAATACATTTGGAACCAGAAGAATTTCATAAAGAAGTGAAGGCCCTCATTGAAAATAAGTCTGCAGCAGACAGTGATACAATACTGTTGGACTGCAGAAACTTCTATGAGAGTAAAATT GGTCAATTTAGTCAGTGTTTGGCCCCTGACATCCGGAAATTCAGCTACTTCCCAGACTATGTGGATAAGAATCTGGATCTTTTCCAGGACAAAAAGGTTCTGATGTACTGTACGGGGGGAATTCGCTGTGAACGCGGGTCAGCTTACCTTCGATCTAAA AATGTCTGCAAGGAGGTGTACCAGCTTAAAGGTGGCATTCACAAATACCTCGAGCAGTTTCCTGACGGCTTCTACCGTGGCAAACTCTTTGTGTTTGATGAACGCTATGCAATCGCGTTCAACAAGGACATCATCTCGG AGTGCAGATACTGTAGTTTCCCGTGGGACCAATATCAGCTGTGCTCCACGGACTTCTGCTGCCAGCTAGTACTGTCGTGCACCACCTGTAGAGAGAACGGTCTGACAGCCTGCTGTCCCGTGTGCCAAACTAAAGAGCAAAACCACAGCGACGGCTCCTCTAATGGGACTCCTCATAAAGAGGAATGTGAATGCACAATGTCACGACCCCGAATCCCTAAAGACACGTTATGA